From the Salvelinus alpinus chromosome 32, SLU_Salpinus.1, whole genome shotgun sequence genome, one window contains:
- the LOC139562142 gene encoding C-terminal-binding protein 2-like isoform X2 yields the protein MWRQHFPGIRPQIMNGPMHPRPLVALLDGRDCTVEMPILKDLATVAFCDAQSTQEIHEKVLNEAVGAMMYHTITLTREDLEKFKALRIIIRIGSGYDNIDIKAAGEMGIAVCNIPSAAVEETADSTLCHILNLYRRNTWLYQALREGTRVQSVEQIREVASGAARIRGETLGLIGFGRSGQAVAVRAKVFGFNVIFYDPYLQDGLERSLGVQRVYTLQDLLYQSDCVSLHCNLNEHNHHLINDFTIKQMRQGAFLVNSARGGLVDEKALAQALKEGRIRGAALDVHESEPFSFTQGPLKDAPNLICTPHTAWYSEQASLEMREAAATEIRRAVTGRIPDSLRNCVNKEFFVTTAPWTVEQQQMQQQMHPELNGAAYRYPPGVVGVASGGIPGPMEGMMPGGVPIAHTLPSGTHPSQAPSPNQPSKQGEPMRQHMTEP from the exons ATGTGGAGACAGCATTTCCCAG gtatcCGGCCCCAGATCATGAATGGGCCGATGCACCCTCGCCCCCTAGTGGCCCTGTTAGATGGGCGTGACTGTACAGTAGAGATGCCCATCCTCAAAGACCTGGCCACTGTCGCCTTCTGTGACGCCCAGTCCACACAGGAGATCCATGAGaag GTGCTGAACGAGGCAGTAGGGGCCATGATGTACCACACCATCACCTTGACCAGAGAAGACCTGGAGAAATTCAAGGCTCTACGCATCATCATCCGCATCGGCAGCGGCTACGACAACATCGACATCAAGGCGGCCGGAGAGATGG GCATCGCGGTGTGTAACATCCCGTCGGCGGCGGTGGAGGAGACAGCAGACTCCACTCTGTGCCACATTCTCAACCTGTACCGGCGGAACACCTGGCTGTACCAGGCTCTCCGGGAGGGCACGCGGGTCCAGAGCGTGGAGCAGATCAGAGAGGTGGCGTCCGGAGCCGCCAGGATCCGAGGAGAAACGCTGGGCCTCATCGGCTTCG GTCGTTCAGGGCAGGCGGTGGCGGTGCGGGCCAAGGTGTTTGGCTTCAACGTGATCTTCTACGACCCGTACCTGCAGGACGGCCTTGAGCGTTCGCTGGGTGTTCAGCGTGTCTACACCCTGCAAGACCTGCTCTACCAGAGTGACTGTGTCTCCCTGCACTGCAACCTGAACGAACACAACCACCACCTCATCAACGACTTCACCATCAAACAG atgcgtcagggtgcgttcctGGTGAACTCTGCGCGGGGAGGTCTGGTGGATGAGAAGGCCTTGGCTCAGGCCCTGAAAGAGGGCAGGATACGAGGGGCCGCCCTGGACGTTCATGAGTCAGAACCCTTCAG TTTTACCCAGGGTCCTCTGAAGGATGCTCCTAACCTGATCTGTACTCCTCACACGGCCTGGTACAGTGAACAGGCCTCACTAGAGATGAGAGAGGCAGCCGCCACAGAGATACGCAGAGCCGTcactg GCCGTATCCCCGACAGTTTACGAAACTGTGTCAACAAGGAGTTCTTTGTTACCACGGCACCCTGGACAGTGGAGCAGCAGCAGATGCAGCAGCAGATGCACCCTGAACTCAACGGTGCTGCGTACAG GTACCCCCCTGGTGTGGTGGGTGTGGCCTCGGGTGGGATCCCTGGGCCGATGGAGGGGATGATGCCTGGGGGGGTGCCCATTGCCCACACCCTGCCCTCTGGTACCCACCCCTCCCAGGCCCCCTCCCCCAACCAACCCTCCAAACAAGGGGAGCCCATGAGACAGCACATGACCGAGCCATAA
- the LOC139562142 gene encoding C-terminal-binding protein 2-like isoform X4, which translates to MALPDKHKVKRQRLDRICEGIRPQIMNGPMHPRPLVALLDGRDCTVEMPILKDLATVAFCDAQSTQEIHEKVLNEAVGAMMYHTITLTREDLEKFKALRIIIRIGSGYDNIDIKAAGEMGIAVCNIPSAAVEETADSTLCHILNLYRRNTWLYQALREGTRVQSVEQIREVASGAARIRGETLGLIGFGRSGQAVAVRAKVFGFNVIFYDPYLQDGLERSLGVQRVYTLQDLLYQSDCVSLHCNLNEHNHHLINDFTIKQMRQGAFLVNSARGGLVDEKALAQALKEGRIRGAALDVHESEPFSFTQGPLKDAPNLICTPHTAWYSEQASLEMREAAATEIRRAVTGRIPDSLRNCVNKEFFVTTAPWTVEQQQMQQQMHPELNGAAYSFPRTTDEVLWSF; encoded by the exons gtatcCGGCCCCAGATCATGAATGGGCCGATGCACCCTCGCCCCCTAGTGGCCCTGTTAGATGGGCGTGACTGTACAGTAGAGATGCCCATCCTCAAAGACCTGGCCACTGTCGCCTTCTGTGACGCCCAGTCCACACAGGAGATCCATGAGaag GTGCTGAACGAGGCAGTAGGGGCCATGATGTACCACACCATCACCTTGACCAGAGAAGACCTGGAGAAATTCAAGGCTCTACGCATCATCATCCGCATCGGCAGCGGCTACGACAACATCGACATCAAGGCGGCCGGAGAGATGG GCATCGCGGTGTGTAACATCCCGTCGGCGGCGGTGGAGGAGACAGCAGACTCCACTCTGTGCCACATTCTCAACCTGTACCGGCGGAACACCTGGCTGTACCAGGCTCTCCGGGAGGGCACGCGGGTCCAGAGCGTGGAGCAGATCAGAGAGGTGGCGTCCGGAGCCGCCAGGATCCGAGGAGAAACGCTGGGCCTCATCGGCTTCG GTCGTTCAGGGCAGGCGGTGGCGGTGCGGGCCAAGGTGTTTGGCTTCAACGTGATCTTCTACGACCCGTACCTGCAGGACGGCCTTGAGCGTTCGCTGGGTGTTCAGCGTGTCTACACCCTGCAAGACCTGCTCTACCAGAGTGACTGTGTCTCCCTGCACTGCAACCTGAACGAACACAACCACCACCTCATCAACGACTTCACCATCAAACAG atgcgtcagggtgcgttcctGGTGAACTCTGCGCGGGGAGGTCTGGTGGATGAGAAGGCCTTGGCTCAGGCCCTGAAAGAGGGCAGGATACGAGGGGCCGCCCTGGACGTTCATGAGTCAGAACCCTTCAG TTTTACCCAGGGTCCTCTGAAGGATGCTCCTAACCTGATCTGTACTCCTCACACGGCCTGGTACAGTGAACAGGCCTCACTAGAGATGAGAGAGGCAGCCGCCACAGAGATACGCAGAGCCGTcactg GCCGTATCCCCGACAGTTTACGAAACTGTGTCAACAAGGAGTTCTTTGTTACCACGGCACCCTGGACAGTGGAGCAGCAGCAGATGCAGCAGCAGATGCACCCTGAACTCAACGGTGCTGCGTACAG TTTCCCAAGAACAACAGATGAGGTCTTGTGGTCGTTTTGA
- the LOC139562142 gene encoding C-terminal-binding protein 2-like isoform X3: MALPDKHKVKRQRLDRICEGIRPQIMNGPMHPRPLVALLDGRDCTVEMPILKDLATVAFCDAQSTQEIHEKVLNEAVGAMMYHTITLTREDLEKFKALRIIIRIGSGYDNIDIKAAGEMGIAVCNIPSAAVEETADSTLCHILNLYRRNTWLYQALREGTRVQSVEQIREVASGAARIRGETLGLIGFGRSGQAVAVRAKVFGFNVIFYDPYLQDGLERSLGVQRVYTLQDLLYQSDCVSLHCNLNEHNHHLINDFTIKQMRQGAFLVNSARGGLVDEKALAQALKEGRIRGAALDVHESEPFSFTQGPLKDAPNLICTPHTAWYSEQASLEMREAAATEIRRAVTGRIPDSLRNCVNKEFFVTTAPWTVEQQQMQQQMHPELNGAAYSRVNQTMVQAIATGGMQDKLYT, translated from the exons gtatcCGGCCCCAGATCATGAATGGGCCGATGCACCCTCGCCCCCTAGTGGCCCTGTTAGATGGGCGTGACTGTACAGTAGAGATGCCCATCCTCAAAGACCTGGCCACTGTCGCCTTCTGTGACGCCCAGTCCACACAGGAGATCCATGAGaag GTGCTGAACGAGGCAGTAGGGGCCATGATGTACCACACCATCACCTTGACCAGAGAAGACCTGGAGAAATTCAAGGCTCTACGCATCATCATCCGCATCGGCAGCGGCTACGACAACATCGACATCAAGGCGGCCGGAGAGATGG GCATCGCGGTGTGTAACATCCCGTCGGCGGCGGTGGAGGAGACAGCAGACTCCACTCTGTGCCACATTCTCAACCTGTACCGGCGGAACACCTGGCTGTACCAGGCTCTCCGGGAGGGCACGCGGGTCCAGAGCGTGGAGCAGATCAGAGAGGTGGCGTCCGGAGCCGCCAGGATCCGAGGAGAAACGCTGGGCCTCATCGGCTTCG GTCGTTCAGGGCAGGCGGTGGCGGTGCGGGCCAAGGTGTTTGGCTTCAACGTGATCTTCTACGACCCGTACCTGCAGGACGGCCTTGAGCGTTCGCTGGGTGTTCAGCGTGTCTACACCCTGCAAGACCTGCTCTACCAGAGTGACTGTGTCTCCCTGCACTGCAACCTGAACGAACACAACCACCACCTCATCAACGACTTCACCATCAAACAG atgcgtcagggtgcgttcctGGTGAACTCTGCGCGGGGAGGTCTGGTGGATGAGAAGGCCTTGGCTCAGGCCCTGAAAGAGGGCAGGATACGAGGGGCCGCCCTGGACGTTCATGAGTCAGAACCCTTCAG TTTTACCCAGGGTCCTCTGAAGGATGCTCCTAACCTGATCTGTACTCCTCACACGGCCTGGTACAGTGAACAGGCCTCACTAGAGATGAGAGAGGCAGCCGCCACAGAGATACGCAGAGCCGTcactg GCCGTATCCCCGACAGTTTACGAAACTGTGTCAACAAGGAGTTCTTTGTTACCACGGCACCCTGGACAGTGGAGCAGCAGCAGATGCAGCAGCAGATGCACCCTGAACTCAACGGTGCTGCGTACAG CCGAGTCAACCAAACCATGGTACAGGCCATAGCAACTGGGGGAATGCAAGACAAATTATATACCTAA
- the LOC139562142 gene encoding C-terminal-binding protein 2-like isoform X1 — protein MALPDKHKVKRQRLDRICEGIRPQIMNGPMHPRPLVALLDGRDCTVEMPILKDLATVAFCDAQSTQEIHEKVLNEAVGAMMYHTITLTREDLEKFKALRIIIRIGSGYDNIDIKAAGEMGIAVCNIPSAAVEETADSTLCHILNLYRRNTWLYQALREGTRVQSVEQIREVASGAARIRGETLGLIGFGRSGQAVAVRAKVFGFNVIFYDPYLQDGLERSLGVQRVYTLQDLLYQSDCVSLHCNLNEHNHHLINDFTIKQMRQGAFLVNSARGGLVDEKALAQALKEGRIRGAALDVHESEPFSFTQGPLKDAPNLICTPHTAWYSEQASLEMREAAATEIRRAVTGRIPDSLRNCVNKEFFVTTAPWTVEQQQMQQQMHPELNGAAYRYPPGVVGVASGGIPGPMEGMMPGGVPIAHTLPSGTHPSQAPSPNQPSKQGEPMRQHMTEP, from the exons gtatcCGGCCCCAGATCATGAATGGGCCGATGCACCCTCGCCCCCTAGTGGCCCTGTTAGATGGGCGTGACTGTACAGTAGAGATGCCCATCCTCAAAGACCTGGCCACTGTCGCCTTCTGTGACGCCCAGTCCACACAGGAGATCCATGAGaag GTGCTGAACGAGGCAGTAGGGGCCATGATGTACCACACCATCACCTTGACCAGAGAAGACCTGGAGAAATTCAAGGCTCTACGCATCATCATCCGCATCGGCAGCGGCTACGACAACATCGACATCAAGGCGGCCGGAGAGATGG GCATCGCGGTGTGTAACATCCCGTCGGCGGCGGTGGAGGAGACAGCAGACTCCACTCTGTGCCACATTCTCAACCTGTACCGGCGGAACACCTGGCTGTACCAGGCTCTCCGGGAGGGCACGCGGGTCCAGAGCGTGGAGCAGATCAGAGAGGTGGCGTCCGGAGCCGCCAGGATCCGAGGAGAAACGCTGGGCCTCATCGGCTTCG GTCGTTCAGGGCAGGCGGTGGCGGTGCGGGCCAAGGTGTTTGGCTTCAACGTGATCTTCTACGACCCGTACCTGCAGGACGGCCTTGAGCGTTCGCTGGGTGTTCAGCGTGTCTACACCCTGCAAGACCTGCTCTACCAGAGTGACTGTGTCTCCCTGCACTGCAACCTGAACGAACACAACCACCACCTCATCAACGACTTCACCATCAAACAG atgcgtcagggtgcgttcctGGTGAACTCTGCGCGGGGAGGTCTGGTGGATGAGAAGGCCTTGGCTCAGGCCCTGAAAGAGGGCAGGATACGAGGGGCCGCCCTGGACGTTCATGAGTCAGAACCCTTCAG TTTTACCCAGGGTCCTCTGAAGGATGCTCCTAACCTGATCTGTACTCCTCACACGGCCTGGTACAGTGAACAGGCCTCACTAGAGATGAGAGAGGCAGCCGCCACAGAGATACGCAGAGCCGTcactg GCCGTATCCCCGACAGTTTACGAAACTGTGTCAACAAGGAGTTCTTTGTTACCACGGCACCCTGGACAGTGGAGCAGCAGCAGATGCAGCAGCAGATGCACCCTGAACTCAACGGTGCTGCGTACAG GTACCCCCCTGGTGTGGTGGGTGTGGCCTCGGGTGGGATCCCTGGGCCGATGGAGGGGATGATGCCTGGGGGGGTGCCCATTGCCCACACCCTGCCCTCTGGTACCCACCCCTCCCAGGCCCCCTCCCCCAACCAACCCTCCAAACAAGGGGAGCCCATGAGACAGCACATGACCGAGCCATAA